NNNNNNNNNNNNNNNNNNNNNNNNNNNNNNNNNNNNNNNNNNNNNNNNNNNNNNNNNNNNNNNNNNNNNNNNNNNNNNNNNNNNNNNNNNNNNNNNNNNNNNNNNNNNNNNNNNNNNNNNNNNNNNNNNNNNNNNNNNNNNNNNNNNNNNNNNNNNNNNNNNNNNNNNNNNNNNNNNNNNNNNNNNNNNNNNNNNNNNNNNNNNNNNNNNNNNNNNNNNNNNNNNNNNNNNNNNNNNNNNNNNNNNNNNNNNNNNNNNNNNNNNNNNNNNNNNNNNNNNNNNNNNNNNNNNNNNNNNNNNNNNNNNNNNNNNNNNNNNNNNNNNNNNNNNNNNNNNNNNNNNNNNNNNNNNNNNNNNNNNNNNNNNNNNNNNNNNNNNNNNNNNNNNNNNNNNNNNNNNNNNNNNNNNNNNNNNNNNNNNNNNNNNNNNNNNNNNNNNNNNNNNNNNNNNNNNNNNNNNNNNNNNNNNNNNNNNNNNNNNNNNNNNNNNNNNNNNNNNNNNNNNNNNNNNNNNNNNNNNNNNNNNNNNNNNNNNNNNNNNNNNNNNNNNNNNNNNNNNNNNNNNNNNNNNNNNNNNNNNNNNNNNNNNNNNNNNNNNNNNNNNNNNNNNNNNNNNNNNNNNNNNNNNNNNNNNNNNNNNNNNNNNNNNNNNNNNNNNNNNNNNNNNNNNNNNNNNNNNNNNNNNNNNNNNNNNNNNNNNNNNNNNNNNNNNNNNNNNNNNNNNNNNNNNNNNNNNNNNNNNNNNNNNNNNNNNNNNNNNNNNNNNNNNNNNNNNNNNNNNNNNNNNNNNNNNNNNNNNNNNNNNNNNNNNNNNNNNNNNNNNNNNNNNNNNNNNNNNNNNNNNNNNNNNNNNNNNNNNNNNNNNNNNNNNNNNNNNNNNNNNNNNNNNNNNNNNNNNNNNNNNNNNNNNNNNNNNNNNNNNNNNNNNNNNNNNNNNNNNNNNNNNNNNNNNNNNNNNNNNNNNNNNNNNNNNNNGTTTTTTGGCTATTGTTCATGTATTTCCCCACCCTCCTACTGATTCTTTCATGGTGACCCCCTTGTGCCTTATGTTTAAAGGCACCAAGAATCCTGGATAGACTATTAAAGAAAATTATCACTTTCTTTGTGCACCCAAGGAAATTGGGTCACCCGAGATATTTTTCTCCAAATCATTGAGCCTTAACTTTCCTCTTGCCACACTCCAGATGCAACACAACTTGCTGGGTTCAGTGAGTATATTAGCTTAAAAGTGTCATAgggatatttcttttattattaatatttctgttatttcatAGGAAACGAAATTAAGGACATCAGATTTATCTGCTCACTGGTCTTATATGGATACTTTAGTAAAGTACACAATACTGATAAAAACTTTTTTGTATAAAGNNNNNNNNNNNNNNNNNNNNNNNNNNNNNNNNNNNNNNNNNNNNNNNNNNNNNNNNNNNNNNNNNNNNNNNNNNNNNNNNNNNNNNNNNNNNNNNNNNNNNNNNNNNNNNNNNNNNNNNNNNNNNNNNNNNNNNNNNNNNNNNNNNNNNNNNNNNNNNNNNNNNNNNNNNNNNNNNNNNNNNNNNNNNNNNNNNNNNNNNNNNNNNNNNNNNNNNNNNNNNNNNNNNNNNNNNNNNNNNNNNNNNNNNNNNNNNNNNNNNNNNNNNNNNNNNNNNNNNNNNNNNNNNNNNNNNNNNNNNNNNNNNNNNNNNNNNNNNNNNNNNNNNNNNNNNNNNNNNNNNNNNNNNNNNNNNNNNNNNNNNNNNNNNNNNNNNNNNNNNNNNNNNNNNNNNNNNNNNNNNNNNNNNNNNNNNNNNNNNNNNNNNNNNNNNNNNNNNNNNNNNNNNNNNNNNNNNNNNNNNNNNNNNNNNNNNNNNNNNNNNNNNNNNNNNNNNNNNNNNNNNNNNNNNNNNNNNNNNNNNNNNNNNNNNNNNNNNNNNNNNNNNNNNNNNNNNNNNNNNNNNNNNNNNNNNNNNNNNNNNNNNNNNNNNNNNNNNNNNNNNNNNNNNNNNNNNNNNNNNNNNNNNNNNNNNNNNNNNNNNNNNNNNNNNNNNNNNNNNNNNNNNNNNNNNNNNNNNNNNNNNNNNNNNNNNNNNNNNNNNNNNNNNNNNNNNNNNNNNNNNNNNNNNNNNNNNNNNNNNNNNNNNNNNNNNNNNNNNGCNNNNNNNNNNNNNNNNNNNNNNNNNNNNNNNNNNNNNNNNNNNNNNNNNNNNNNNNNNNNNNNNNNNNNNNNNNNNNNNNNNNNNNNNNNNNNNNNNNNNNNNNNNNNNNNNNNNNNNNNNNNNNNNNNNNNNNNNNNNNNNNNNNNNNNNNNNNNNNNNNNNNTAGGGATTTTTGCTTGTGCTCTCTGGCTTTAGGCTGTCCTTCTCTAAGATGGGTCTTCTTCTCTAAGCTGGNNNNNNNNNNNNNNNNNNNNNNNNNNNNNNNNNNNNNNNNNNNNNNNNNNNNNNNNNNNNNNNNNNNNNNNNNNNNNNNNNNNNNNNNNNNNNNNNNNNNNNNNNNNNNNNNNNNNNNNNNNNNNNNNNNNNNNNNNNNNNNNNNNNNNNNNNNNNNNNNNNNNNNNNNNNNNNNNNNNNNNNNNNNNNNNNNNNNNNNNNNNNNNNNNNNNNNNNNNNNNNNNNNNNNNNNNNNNNNNNNNNNNNNNNNNNNNNNNNNNNNNNNNNNNNNNNNNNNNNNNNNNNNNNNNNNNNNNNNNNNNNNNNNNNNNNNNNNNNNNNNNNNNNNNNNNNNNNNNNNNNNNNNNNNNNNNNNNNNNNNNNNNNNNNNNNNNNNNNNNNNNNNNNNNNNNNNNNNNNNNNNNNNNNNNNNNNNNNNNNNNNNNNNNNNNNNNNNNNNNNNNNNNNNNNNNNNNNNNNNNNNNNNNNNNNNNNNNNNNNNNNNNNNNNNNNNNNNNNNNNNNNNNNNNNNNNNNNNNNNNNNNNNNNNNNNNNNNNNNNNNNNNNNNNNNNNNNNNNNNNNNNNNNNNNNNNNNNNNNNNNNNNNNNNNNNNNNNNNNNNNNNNNNNNNNNNNNNNNNNNNNNNNNNNNNNNNNNNNNNNNNNNNNNNNNNNNNNNNNNNNNNNNNNNNNNNNNNNNNNNNNNNNNNNNNNNNNNNNNNNNNNNNNNNNNNNNNNNNNNNNNNNNNNNNNNNNNNNNNNNNNNNNNNNNNNNNNNNNNNNNNNNNNNNNNNNNNNNNNNNNNNNNNNNNNNNNNNNNNNNNNNNNNNNNNNNNNNNNNNNNNNNNNNNNNNNNNNNNNNNNNNNNNNNNNNNNNNNNNNNNNNNNNNNNNNNNNNNNNNNNNNNNNNNNNNNNNNNNNNNNNNNNNNNNNNNNNNNNNNNNNNNNNNNNNNNNNNNNNNNNNNNNNNNNNNNNNNNNNNNNNNNNNNNNNNNNNNNNNNNNNNNNNNNNNNNNNNNNNNNNNNNNNNNNNNNNNNNNNNNNNNNNNNNNNNNNNNNNNNNNNNNNNNNNNNNNNNNNNNNNNNNNNNNNNNNNNNNNNNNNNNNNNNNNNNNNNNNNNNNNNNNNNNNNNNNNNNNNNNNNNNNNNNNNNNNNNNNNNNNNNNNNNNNNNNNNNNNNNNNNNNNNNNNNNNNNNNNNNNNNNNNNNNNNNNNNNNNNNNNNNNNNNNNNNNNNNNNNNNNNNNNNNNNNNNNNNNNNNNNNNNNNNNNNNNNNNNNNNNNNNNNNNNNNNNNNNNNNNNNNNNNNNNNNNNNNNNNNNNNNNNNNNNNNNNNNNNNNNNNNNNNNNNNNNNNNNNNNNNNNNNNNNNNNNNNNNNNNNNNNNNNNNNNNNNNNNNNNNNNNNNNNNNNNNNNNNNNNNNNNNNNNNNNNNNNNNNNNNNNNNNNNNNNNNNNNNNNNNNNNNNNNNNNNNNNNNNNNNNNNNNNNNNNNNNNNNNNNNNNNNNNNNNNNNNNNNNNNNNNNNNNNNNNNNNNNNNNNNNNNNNNNNNNNNNNNNNNNNNNNNNNNNNNNNNNNNNNNNNNNNNNNNNNNNNNNNNNNNNNNNNNNNNNNNNNNNNNNNNNNNNNNNNNNNNNNNNNNNNNNNNNNNNNNNNNNNNNNNNNNNNNNNNNNNNNNNNNNNNNNNNNNNNNNNNNNNNNNNNNNNNNNNNNNNNNNNNNNNNNNNNNNNNNNNNNNNNNNNNNNNNNNNNNNNNNNNNNNNNNNNNNNNNNNNNNNNNNNNNNNNNNNNNNNNNNNNNNNNNNNNNNNNNNNNNNNNNNNNNNNNNNNNNNNNNNNNNNNNNNNNNNNNNNNNNNNNNNNNNNNNNNNNNNNNNNNNNNNNNNNNNNNNNNNNNNNNNNNNNNNNNNNNNNNNNNNNNNNNNNNNNNNNNNNNNNNNNNNNNNNNNNNNNNNNNNNNNNNNNNNNNNNNNNNNNNNNNNNNNNNNNNNNNNNNNNNNNNNNNNNNNNNNNNNNNNNNNNNNNNNNNNNNNNNNNNNNNNNNNNNNNNNNNNNNNNNNNNNNNNNNNNNNNNNNNNNNNNNNNNNNNNNNNNNNNNNNNNNNNNNNNNNNNNNNNNNNNNNNNNNNNNNNNNNNNNNNNNNNNNNNNNNNNNNNNNNNNNNNNNNNNNNNNNNNNNNNNNNNNNNNNNNNNNNNNNNNNNNNNNNNNNNNNNNNNNNNNNNNNNNNNNNNNNNNNNNNNNNNNNNNNNNNNNNNNNNNNNNNNNNNNNNNNNNNNNNNNNNNNNNNNNNNNNNNNNNNNNNNNNNNNNNNNNNNNNNNNNNNNNNNNNNNNNNNNNNNNNNNNNNNNNNNNNNNNNNNNNNNNNNNNNNNNNNNNNNNNNNNNNNNNNNNNNNNNNNNNNNNNNNNNNNNNNNNNNNNNNNNNNNNNNNNNNNNNNNNNNNNNNNNNNNNNNNNNNNNNNNNNNNNNNNNNNNNNNNNNNNNNNNNNNNNNNNNNNNNNNNNNNNNNNNNNNNNNNNNNNNNNNNNNNNNNNNNNNNNNNNNNNNNNNNNNNNNNNNNNNNNNNNNNNNNNNNNNNNNNNNNNNNNNNNNNNNNNNNNNNNNNNNNNNNNNNNNNNNNNNNNNNNNNNNNNNNNNNNNNNNNNNNNNNNNNNNNNNNNNNNNNNNNNNNNNNNNNNNNNNNNNNNNNNNNNNNNNNNNNNNNNNNNNNNNNNNNNNNNNNNNNNNNNNNNNNNNNNNNNNNNNNNNNNNNNNNNNNNNNNNNNNNNNNNNNNNNNNNNNNNNNNNNNNNNNNNNNNNNNNNNNNNNNNNNNNNNNNNNNNNNNNNNNNNNNNNNNNNNNNNNNNNNNNNNNNNNNNNNNNNNNNNNNNNNNNNNNNNNNNNNNNNNNNNNNNNNNNNNNNNNNNNNNNNNNNNNNNNNNNNNNNNNNNNNNNNNNNNNNNNNNNNNNNNNNNNNNNNNNNNNNNNNNNNNNNNNNNNNNNNNNNNNNNNNNNNNNNNNNNNNNNNNNNNNNNNNNNNNNNNNNNNNNNNNNNNNNNNNNNNNNNNNNNNNNNNNNNNNNNNNNNNNNNNNNNNNNNNNNNNNNNNNNNNNNNNNNNNNNNNNNNNNNNNNNNNNNNNNNNNNNNNNNNNNNNNNNNNNNNNNNNNNNNNNNNNNNNNNNNNNNNNNNNNNNNNNNNNNNNNNNNNNNNNNNNNNNNNNNNNNNNNNNNNNNNNNNNNNNNNNNNNNNNNNNNNNNNNNNNNNNNNNNNNNNNNNNNNNNNNNNNNNNNNNNNNNNNNNNNNNNNNNNNNNNNNNNNNNNNNNNNNNNNNNNNNNNNNNNNNNNNNNNNNNNNNNNNNNNNNNNNNNNNNNNNNNNNNNNNNNNNNNNNNNNNNNNNNNNNNNNNNNNNNNNNNNNNNNNNNNNNNNNNNNNNNNNNNNNNNNNNNNNNNNNNNNNNNNNNNNNNNNNNNNNNNNNNNNNNNNNNNNNNNNNNNNNNNNNNNNNNNNNNNNNNNNNNNNNNNNNNNNNNNNNNNNNNNNNNNNNNNNNNNNNNNNNNNNNNNNNNNNNNNNNNNNNNNNNNNNNNNNNNNNNNNNNNNNNNNNNNNNNNNNNNNNNNNNNNNNNNNNNNNNNNNNNNNNNNNNNNNNNNNNNNNNNNNNNNNNNNNNNNNNNNNNNNNNNNNNNNNNNNNNNNNNNNNNNNNNNNNNNNNNNNNNNNNNNNNNNNNNNNNNNNNNNNNNNNNNNNNNNNNNNNNNNNNNNNNNNNNNNNNNNNNNNNNNNNNNNNNNNNNNNNNNNNNNNNNNNNNNNNNNNNNNNNNNNNNNNNNNNNNNNNNNNNNNNNNNNNNNNNNNNNNNNNNNNNNNNNNNNNNNNNNNNNNNNNNNNNNNNNNNNNNNNNNNNNNNNNNNNNNNNNNNNNNNNNNNNNNNNNNNNNNNNNNNNNNNNNNNNNNNNNNNNNNNNNNNNNNNNNNNNNNNNNNNNNNNNNNNNNNNNNNNNNNNNNNNNNNNNNNNNNNNNNNNNNNNNNNNNNNNNNNNNNNNNNNNNNNNNNNNNNNNNNNNNNNNNNNNNNNNNNNNNNNNNNNNNNNNNNNNNNNNNNNNNNNNNNNNNNNNNNNNNNNNNNNNNNNNNNNNNNNNNNNNNNNNNNNNNNNNNNNNNNNNNNNNNNNNNNNNNNNNNNNNNNNNNNNNNNNNNNNNNNNNNNNNNNNNNNNNNNNNNNNNNNNNNNNNNNNNNNNNNNNNNNNNNNNNNNNNNNNNNNNNNNNNNNNNNNNNNNNNNNNNNNNNNNNNNNNNNNNNNNNNNNNNNNNNNNNNNNNNNNNNNNNNNNNNNNNNNNNNNNNNNNNNNNNNNNNNNNNNNNNNNNNNNNNNNNNNNNNNNNNNNNNNNNNNNNNNNNNNNNNNNNNNNNNNNNNNNNNNNNNNNNNNNNNNNNNNNNNNNNNNNNNNNNNNNNNNNNNNNNNNNNNNNNNNNNNNNNNNNNNNNNNNNNNNNNNNNNNNNNNNNNNNNNNNNNNNNNNNNNNNNNNNNNNNNNNNNNNNNNNNNNNNNNNNNNNNNNNNNNNNNNNNNTACTCCATAACATTATAAACAAAGTAGCAATAAAAGATAAAGTTGTGAAGACAGGATACTAATTCTTCATAGTTTCCTCAAACGACTGCAAATTGTACCTTTGATCTCGAAACTGGAGTTCTTTACGGTCTAGAATACAGCGTGGACGGAGTTCCAGCGCCTCTTACGCCCCCAACAATGCCTCCTGTACTACCTGCTCCACTTCCACTAAAGCCTCCAGTACTACCTGCACCACTTCCACTAAAGCCCCCACTTCCTCCACTGAAACCACCAAATCCTCCATTATTTCCTGATCCGCTTCCAGCAAAACCTCCACTGCCTCCTGCTCCAGATCCTCCACTACCTCCCAATCCAAATCCTCCACtgcctcctaatcctcctccaaGTCCACCTGTTCCACTACCACCAAATCCTCCATCTCCAGAGCCATCGACACCTCCCACGCCTCCGATGACTTGACCACCAGCACTAGCGGCAGCGCTGAGAGCAGTCTCAAGATCGACACCAATCGGAAGAGTTGGGTTCTCTCCTTCTTCGTAGTTAACAAAGTAAATTTCAGGATCTGAAGGTGGAGGAGCAGTAACTTCTATTACTCGCTGGCCACCTGCTCCATCGTTCTTGTTCAGGACGTATACAATGTTCTCTTGCTTTGGTGGAGGAACAATAATCGGTTCgggtccttctcctccttcaggaaGACGTACGAAGAGGATATTGTGATCGACCTTTGGCGGTGGAAGACTTGGTGGTGGACCACTTGGCTGCTGAGACTGTTCAGGAGCGTCATACAAGAAGACGTTTCTTGTAACCACGGGGACAACACAAGATCCATCTACATGCAAAATTTCTCCTTCAGCACAACCACCTGCAGGGCCACTGCTGCCACCGGAGAATCCTCCACCAGAGATTCCGTTGCCACCGGAAAATCCTACACCAGAAAATCCGCTGCTACTAGAGATTCTACTGCCTCCGGCGAATCCACCACTAGAGATTCTGTTGCCACCGGAGATTCTTCCACCAGAGATTCTGTTTCCATCGGTGAATCCACCACCAGAGATTCCGTTGCCACCGGAGATTCCTCCACCAGAGATTCTGTTGCCACCGGTGATTCCACCACCAGAGATTCTTCCTGATGAATGACCTCCACCAATAGATAATCCTCCTCCAGATGGCGTGGCTATATTGTAGCCTTGGGGTACCGCACGGACCACGACAGCCAGTGCTGAGACAAGctgtaaatgaatgaaaatttaacTGATGATTCTTTTTCGCTGTTTCCACACAGAGAAATATCTGACACATACATTTGATATTTACTTTAGAACTACTTAGCTAGGAGCTTTCACCACAAACGCGTCTCAGAGTTGTATGAATATCATTAAGGTGTACAAAAATCTTCTGTTACTCATTCCTTATAATCTCAAAATATGCCAAGGATATGCAACTAACCAGAATCTTCATCGTGTAAGTTGTTAGCTCTTGAAGTTGGACACCGCCTTATatacttcccttctccttccctcttaccaGTCACCCCACTCACCATACTTACGAACGATGTTCTGCTTTTTTNNNNNNNNNNNNNNNNNNNNNNNNNNNNNNNNNNNNNNNNNNNNNNNNNNNNNNNNNNNNNNNNNNNNNNNNNNNNNNNNNNNNNNNNNNNNNNNNNNNNNNNNNNNNNNNNNNNNNNNNNNNNNNNNNNNNNNNNNNNNNNNNNNNNNNNNNNNNNNNNNNNNNNNNNNNNNNNNNNNNNNNNNNNNNNNNNNNNNNNNNNNNNNNNNNNNNNNNNNNNNNNNNNNNNNNNNNNNNNNNNNNNNNNNNNNNNNNNNNNNNNNNNNNNNNNNNNNNNNNNNNNNNNNNNNNNNNNNNNNNNNNNNNNNNNNNNNNNNNNNNNNNNNNNNNNNNNNNNNNNNNNNNNNNNNNNNNNNNNNNNNNNNNNNNNNNNNNNNNNNNNNNNNNNNNNNNNNNNNNNNNNNNNNNNNNNNNNNNNNNNNNNNNNNNNNNNNNNNNNNNNNNNNNNNNNNNNNNNNNNNNNNNNNNNNNNNNNNNNNNNNNNNNNNNNNNNNNNNNNNNNNNNNNNNNNNNNNNNNNNNNNNNNNNNNNNNNNNNNNNNNNNNNNNNNNNNNNNNNNNNNNNNNNNNNNNNNNNNNNNNNNNNNNNNNNNNNNNNNNNNNNNNNNNNNNNNNNNNNNNNNNNNNNNNNNNNNNNNNNNNNNNNNNNNNNNNNNNNNNNNNNNNNNNNNNNNNNNNNNNNNNNNNNNNNNNNNNNNNNNNNNNNNNNNNNNNNNNNNNNNNNNNNNNNNNNNNNNNNNNNNNNNNNNNNNNNNNNNNNNNNNNNNNNNNNNNNNNNNNNNNNNNNNNNNNNNNNNNNNNNNNNNNNNNNNNNNNNNNNNNNNNNNNNNNNNNNNNNNNNNNNNNNNNNNNNNNNNNNNNNNNNNNNNNNNNNNNNNNNNNNNNNNNNNNNNNNNNNNNNNNNNNNNNNNNNNNNNNNNNNNNNNNNNNNNNNNNNNNNNNNNNNNNNNNNNNNNNNNNNNNNNNNNNNNNNNNNNNNNNNNNNNNNNNNNNNNNNNNNNNNNNNNNNNNNNNNNNNNNNNNNNNNNNNNNNNNNNNNNNNNNNNNNNNNNNNNNNNNNNNNNNNNNNNNNNNNNNNNNNNNNNNNNNNNNNNNNNNNNNNNNNNNNNNNNNNNNNNNNNNNNNNNNNNNNNNNNNNNNNNNNNNNNNNNNNNNNNNNNNNNNNNNNNNNNNNNNNNNNNNNNNNNNNNNNNNNNNNNNNNNNNNNNNNNNNNNNNNNNNNNNNNNNNNNNNNNNNNNNNNNNNNNNNNNNNNNNNNNNNNNNNNNNNNNNNNNNNNNNNNNNNNNNNNNNNNNNNNNNNNNNNNNNNNNNNNNNNNNNNNNNNNNNNNNNNNNNNNNNNNNNNNNNNNNNNNNNNNNNNNNNNNNNNNNNNNNNNNNNNNNNNNNNNNNNNNNNNNNNNNNNNNNNNNNNNNNNNNNNNNNNNNNNNNNNNNNNNNNNNNNNNNNNNNNNNNNNNNNNNNNNNNNNNNNNNNNNNNNNNNNNNNNNNNNNNNNNNNNNNNNNNNNNNNNNNNNNNNNNNNNNNNNNNNNNNNNNNNNNNNNNNNNNNNNNNNNNNNNNNNNNNNNNNNNNNNNNNNNNNNNNNNNNNNNNNNNNNNNNNNNNNNNNNNNNNNNNNNNNNNNNNNNNNNNNNNNNNNNNNNNNNNNNNNNNNNNNNNNNNNNNNNNNNNNNNNNNNNNNNACTATCTTTATCNNNNNNNNNNNNNNNNNNNNNNNNNNNNNNNNNNNNNNNNNNNNNNNNNNNNNNNNNNNNNNNNNNNNNNNNNNNNNNNNNNNNNNNNNNNNNNNNNNNNNNNNNNNNNNNNNNNNNNNNNNNNNNNNNNNNNNNNNNNNNNNNAAaagttttttctactttttgcaTAAATCTATTCCATCTTCATCTAaacctcatctcctcttcttctaatcTCTTCgactcatttccctctccccggNNNNNNNNNNNNNNNNNNNNNNNNNNNNNNNNNNNNNNNNNNNNNNNNNNNNNNNNNNNNNNNNNNNNNNNNNNNNNNNNNNNNNNNNNNNNNNNNNNNNNNNNNNNNNNNNNNNNNNNNNNNNNNNNNNNNNNNNNNNNNNNNNNNNNNNNNNNNNNNNNNNNNNNNNNNNNNNNNNNNNNNNNNNNNNNNNNNNNNNNNNNNNNNNNNNNNNNNNNNNNNNNNNNNNNNNNNNNNNNNNNNNNNNNNNNNNNNNNNNNNNNNNNNNNNNNNNNNNNNNNNNNNNNNNNNNNNNNNNNNNNNNNNNNNNNNNNNNNNNNNNNNNNNNNNNNNNNNNNNNNNNNNNNNNNNNNNNNNNNNNNNNNNNNNNNNNNNNNNNNNNNNNNNNNNNNNNNNNNNNNNNNNNNNNNNNNNNNNNNNNNNNNNNNNNNNNNNNNNNNNNNNNNNNNNNNNNNNNNNNNNNNNNNNNNNNNNNNNNNNNNNNNNNNNNNNNNNNNNNNNNNNNNNNNNNNNNNNNNNNNNNNNNNNNNNNNNNNNNNNNNNNNNNNNNNNNNNNNNNNNNNNNNNNNNNNNNNNNNNNNNNNNNNNNNNNNNNNNNNNNNNNNNNNNNNNNNNNNNNNNNNNNNNNNNNNNNNNNNNNNNNNNNNNNNNNNNNNNNNNNNNNNNNNNNNNNNNNNNNNNNNNNNNNNNNNNNNNNNNNNNNNNNNNNNNNNNNNNNNNNNNNNNNNNNNNNNNNNNNNNNNNNNNNNNNNNNNNNNNNNNNNNNNNNNNNNNNNNNNNNNNNNNNNNNNNNNNNNNNNNNNNNNNNNNNNNNNNNNNNNNNNNNNNNNNNNNNNNNNNNNNNNNNNNNNNNNNNNNNNNNNNNNNNNNNNNNNNNNNNNNNNNNNNNNNNNNNNNNNNNNNNNNNNNNNNNNNNNNNNNNNNNNNNNNNNNNNNNNNNNNNNNNNNNNNNNNNNNNNNNNNNNNNNNNNNNNNNNNNNNNNNNNNNNNNNNNNNNNNNNNNNNNNNNNNNNNNNNNNNNNNNNNNNNNNNNNNNNNNNNNNNNNNNNNNNNNNNNNNNNNNNNNNNNNNNNNNNNNNNNNNNNNNNNNNNNNNNNNNNNNNNNNNNNNNNNNNNNNNNNNNNNNNNNNNNNNNNNNNNNNNNNNNNNNNNNNNNNNNNNNNNNNNNNNNNNNNNNNNNNNNNNNNNNNNNNNNNNNNNNNNNNNNNNNNNNNNNNNNTAGTACATATCTTCTACATCCGCAAATCAATCTGGTAATTGATTAGCAGATGTGAAATATGCTTACCTATGTGTCTTTGTACTGCAGACTAACTTTCTTTTACATCCATATCGATTTTATTGACAGNNNNNNNNNNNNNNNNNNNNNNNNNNNNNNNNNNNNNNNNNNNNNNNNNNNNNNNNNNNNNNNNNNNNNNNNNNNNNNNNNNNNNNNNNNNNNNNNNNNNNNNNNNNNNNNNNNNNNNNNNNNNNNNNNNNNNNgctttatttttttatatggaatatgaagaagaatacaatgataaacaaatatatgatacTAGATATTTATGTAGAATATATTTCATAACATTATAAACAAAGTAGCAATAAAAGATAAAGTTATGAAGACATGATACTAATTCTTCATAGTTTCCTCAAACGACTGCAAATTGTACCTTTGATCTCGAAACTGGAGTTCTTTACGGTCTAGAATATAGCGTGGACGGGGATTTAGCGCCTCCTACGCCCCCAACAAAGCCTCCAGTACTTCCTGCTCCACTTCCACTAaagcctccacttcctccactaaCACCACCAAATCCACCATTTCCTCCACTAATACCTCCAATTCTTCCACTATTTCCTGGTCCGCTTCCAGCAAAACCTCCACTACCTCCCACTCCAAATCCTCCACTACCTCCCAATCCAAATCCTCCACTGCCTCCTAATCCTCCAAGTCCTCCAACTCCACCTGTTCCACTACCACCAAATCCTCCATCTCCAGAGCCATCGACACCTCCCACGCCTCCGATGACTTGACCACCAGCACTAGCGGCAGCGCTGAGAGCAGTCTCAAGATCGACACCAATCGGAAGAGTTGGGTTCTCTCCTTCTTCGTAGTTAACAAAGTAAATTTCAGGATCTGAAGGTGGAGGAGCCGTAACTTCTATTACTCGCTGGCCACCTGCTCCATCGTTCTTGTTCAGTACGTATACAATGTTCTCTTGCTTTGGTGGAGGAACAATAATAGGTTCGGGTCCTACTCCTCCTTCAGGAAGACGTACGAAGAGGATATTGTGATCGACCTTTGGCGGTGGAAGACTTGGTGGTGGACCACTTGGCTGCTGAGACTGTTCAGGAGCGTCATACAAGAAGACGTTTCTTGTAACCACTGGGACAACACAAGATCCATCTACATGCAAGATTTCTCCCTCAGCACAGCCACCTGCAGGGCCACTGCTGCCACCGGAGAACACTCCACCAGAGATTCCGTTGCCACCGGAAAATCCTACACCAGAAAATCCGCTGCTACCAGAGATTCCGTTGCCACCGGTGAATCCACCACCAGAGATTCCGTTGCCACCGGAGATTCCTCCACCAGAGATTCTGTTGCTACCGGTGAATCCACCACCAGAGATTCCGCTCCCACTTGAGATTCCTCTTGATGAATGACCTCCACCAATAGATAATCCTCCTCCAGAAGGCGTGGCTATATTGTAGCCTTGGGGTACCGCACGGACCACGACAGCCAGTGCTGAGACAAGctgtaaatgaatgaaaatttaacTGATAATTCTTTGTCGCTGTTTCCACACAGAGAAATATCTGacacatatatttgatatttacttTAGAACTACTTAGCTGGGAGCTTTCAACACAAACGCGTCTCAGTGTTGTATGAATATACAAAAGAATTATGCCAAGGAAATGCAACTAACCAGAATCTTCATCATGGAAATTGTTAGCTCATGAAGTTGAACACCGCCTTATatacttcccttctccttccctcttaNNNNNNNNNNNNNNNNNNNNNNNNNNNNNNNNNNNNNNNNNNNNNNNNNNNNNNNNNNNNNNNNNNNNNNNNNNNNNNNNNNNNNNNNNNNNNNNNNNNNNNNNNNNNNNNNNNNNNNNNNNNNNNNNNNNNNNNNNNNNNNNNNNNNNNNNNNNNNNNNNNNNNNNNNNNNNNNNNNNNNNNNNNNNNNNNNNNNNNNNNNNNNNNNNNNNNNNNNNNNNNNNNNNNNNNNNNNN
This genomic interval from Penaeus monodon isolate SGIC_2016 chromosome 22, NSTDA_Pmon_1, whole genome shotgun sequence contains the following:
- the LOC119587549 gene encoding glycine-rich cell wall structural protein 1-like; translated protein: LQLVSALAVVVRAVPQGYNIATPSGGGLSIGGGHSSRGISSGSGISGGGFTGSNRISGGGISGGNGISGGGFTGGNGISGSSGFSGVGFSGGNGISGGVFSGGSSGPAGGCAEGEILHVDGSCVVPVVTRNVFLYDAPEQSQQPSGPPPSLPPPKVDHNILFVRLPEGGVGPEPIIVPPPKQENIVYVLNKNDGAGGQRVIEVTAPPPSDPEIYFVNYEEGENPTLPIGVDLETALSAAASAGGQVIGGVGGVDGSGDGGFGGSGTGGVGGLGGLGGSGGFGLGGSGGFGVGGSGGFAGSGPGNSGRIGGISGGNGGFGGVSGGSGGFSGSGAGSTGGFVGGVGGAKSPSTLYSRP
- the LOC119587548 gene encoding probable H/ACA ribonucleoprotein complex subunit 1 yields the protein LQLVSALAVVVRAVPQGYNIATPSGGGLSIGGGHSSGRISGGGITGGNRISGGGISGGNGISGGGFTDGNRISGGRISGGNRISSGGFAGGSRISSSSGFSGVGFSGGNGISGGGFSGGSSGPAGGCAEGEILHVDGSCVVPVVTRNVFLYDAPEQSQQPSGPPPSLPPPKVDHNILFVRLPEGGEGPEPIIVPPPKQENIVYVLNKNDGAGGQRVIEVTAPPPSDPEIYFVNYEEGENPTLPIGVDLETALSAAASAGGQVIGGVGGVDGSGDGGFGGSGTGGLGGGLGGSGGFGLGGSGGSGAGGSGGFAGSGSGNNGGFGGFSGGSGGFSGSGAGSTGGFSGSGAGSTGGIVGGVRGAGTPSTLYSRP